The following are encoded together in the Glycine max cultivar Williams 82 chromosome 8, Glycine_max_v4.0, whole genome shotgun sequence genome:
- the LOC100816014 gene encoding uncharacterized protein: MASNDGGGKEERRRRIAERGSDRMALITGRINALPPTPPSSASSPTHRNIPRHAQSMSVAAFDSNSDDQQQHHLPPRHQRPQSLSAFTDYHEDLTGGAENKRSVSLSSARLKHQGGFRYSNMESFDFNPEEEPLIQDSDTITEANNQVSEGNVAKMKPPSVPSNTKNPAHDTQQLKQPLRHNKDTFFSSRELNICILASEPTRALSSLIIALLVVFYYMISERVLASRPLYILLLTDVTIVLARLYGGKASVLEEAEGEKVKATGDGHNWGDAVKLMERGLVTYQAIRGLFIDCSIYLVVVVCGTSLM; this comes from the exons atggCGAGCAACGATGGaggaggaaaagaagaaagaagaagaagaattgcaGAGAGAGGTTCAGATCGCATGGCCTTAATAACGGGTCGAATCAATGCGCTTCCTCCGACACCACCCTCTTCCGCGTCATCCCCAACCCACCGCAACATTCCTCGTCACGCGCAATCCATGTCGGTCGCAGCTTTCGACTCCAACTCAGATGATCAGCAGCAGCATCATCTTCCCCCTCGCCACCAGCGCCCTCAGTCGTTGTCTGCATTCACCGATTACCATGAAGATCTCACCG GCGGTGCTGAAAATAAACGTAGTGTCTCTCTTTCTTCAGCAAGGCTAAAACATCAGGGCGGATTTAGGTACTCAAACATGGAAAGTTTCGACTTCAACCCTGAAGAGGAACCTCTTATACAGGATTCTGATACTATTACAGAAGCCAATAATCAAGTGTCTGAGGGTAATGTTGCCAAAATGAAACCACCTTCTGTCCCGTCAAACACAAAAAATCCAGCACATGACACACAACAGCTAAAGCAACCTCTCAGGCATAATAAGGatacttttttctcttcaagagagCTGAATATCTGCATTTTAGCTTCTGAGCCCACACGCGCCCTCAGTTCTCTGATAATAGCATTGCTGGTAGTTTTTTATTACATGATTTCAGAGAGAGTTTTGGCCTCAAGGCCTCTTTACATACTCTTGTTAACTGATGTTACAATTGTGCTTGCTCGCCTATATGGTGGAAAGGCAAGTGTCTTGGAAGAAGCTGAGGGAGAAAAAGTTAAAGCTACTGGAGATGGACACAATTGGGGTGATGCAGTAAAGCTTATGGAAAGGGGTTTGGTGACCTACCAGGCCATTAGAGGACTTTTCATAGATTGCAGTATTTATCTAGTGGTGGTTGTATGTGGTACCTCCTTGATGTAG
- the LOC100816539 gene encoding heat shock 70 kDa protein 14 isoform X2, translating to MSVVGFDFGNESCIVAVARQRGIDVVLNDESKRETPAIVCFGDKQRFIGTAGAASTMMNPKNSISQFKRLIGRKFSDPELQRDLKSLPFLVTEGSDGYPLIHARYMGESKTFTPTQVFGMMLSNLKEIAEKNLTTAVVDCCIGIPVYFTDLQRRAVLDAATIAGLHPLRLIQEMTATALAYGIYKTDLPENDQLNVAFVDVGHASMQVCIAGFKKGQLKVLAHSYDRSLGGRDFDEVLFHHFAGKFKEEYKIDVFQNARACIRLRTACEKIKKMLSANPVAPLNIECLMDEKDVRGFIKRDEFEQLSLPILERVKGPLEKALAEAGLTVENVHTVEVVGSGSRVPAINKILTEFFKKEPRRTMNASECVARGCALECAILSPTFKVREFQVNESLPFSISLSWKGSGPDAQDNGSENQQSSLVFPKGNPIPSIKALTFCRAGTFSVDVLYDDASGLQTPAKISTYTIGPFQTTNGERAKVKVKVRLNLHGIVSLESATLLEEEKVGVPVTKEAAGENTKMDIDEVPAEAAAPPASNDTGANMEGAKASTDASGVENGIPEGGDKPLQKDTDTKAPKKKVKKTNIPVAELVYGAMVPVDVQKALEKEFEMALQDRVMEETKDKKNAVEAYVYDMRNKLNDEYQEFVTASERDDFTAKLQEVEDWLYDEGEDETKGVYIAKLEELKKQGDPIDGRYEEFTERGTIIEQFVYCINSYRQVAMSNDPRFEHIDINEKQKVINKCVEAEKWFNEKQQQQSSLPKYANPVLLSAEMRKKAEDVDRFCKPIMTTQKPTKAVTPAGPATPSSQSDEQQQPQGDSDVNSNENAGNSSSQAAPASTEPMETEKSENTGSA from the exons ATGAGCGTGGTGGGATTCGATTTCGGTAACGAGAGTTGCATTGTTGCGGTTGCGAGGCAGAGAGGGATTGACGTTGTGCTCAATGATGAGTCCAAGCGTGAAACGCCCGCCATTGTGTGCTTCGGTGACAAGCAACGCTTCATTGGCACTGCTGGTGCTGCCTCCACTATGATGAACCCTAAGAATTCAATCTCCCAGTTTAAGAGACTCATTGGTAGGAAATTCTCTGATCCCGAATTGCAGCGGGATCTTAAGTCGTTGCCGTTTCTTGTCACCGAGGGGAGTGATGGGTACCCGTTGATTCATGCGCGGTACATGGGTGAGTCCAAGACGTTTACGCCTACCCAAGTGTTTGGAATGATGCTGTCGAATCTTAAGGAAATTGCGGAGAAGAATCTTACTACAGCGGTTGTGGATTGTTGCATTGGAATCCCGGTTTATTTTACTGATCTGCAGAGAAGGGCGGTGCTGGATGCGGCCACGATTGCTGGTCTGCACCCACTTCGGTTGATTCAGGAAATGACTGCCACTGCCTTGGCCTATGGGATTTATAAAACGGACCTTCCAGAAAACGATCAGCTGAATGTTGCGTTTGTTGATGTTGGGCATGCTAGCATGCAAGTGTGCATTGCTGGATTCAAGAAGGGGCAGCTGAAAGTGTTGGCTCATTCATATGATAGGTCTCTCGGCGGTAGGGATTTTGACGAGGTTTTGTTCCATCACTTTGCTGGGAAGTTTAAGGAGGAGTACAAGATTGATGTTTTCCAGAATGCCAGGGCTTGCATCAGGCTCAGGACTGCCTGTGAGAAGATCAAGAAGATGCTTAGTGCGAATCCTGTGGCGCCTCTCAACATTGAGTGCTTGATGGATGAGAAGGATGTCCGGGGCTTCATCAAGCGAGATGAGTTTGAGCAACTAAGTCTTCCAATTTTGGAACGTGTGAAGGGACCTCTGGAGAAGGCACTTGCTGAAGCAGGTCTTACCGTTGAAAATGTACACACAGTTGAGGTGGTTGGTTCAGGTTCTCGGGTACCGGCCATTAACAAAATATTGACAGAGTTTTTCAAAAAGGAGCCTAGGCGGACAATGAATGCTAGTGAGTGTGTTGCTAGGGGCTGTGCGTTGGAATGCGCAATTCTTAGTCCAACGTTCAAAGTACGAGAATTTCAG GTCAACGAAAGCCTTCCTTTCTCGATTTCTCTTTCATGGAAAGGTTCTGGTCCAGATGCACAGGACAATGGATCAGAAAATCAGCAGAGTTCCCTTGTTTTTCCTAAGGGTAATCCCATACCAAGTATCAAGGCACTGACATTCTGCAGGGCAGGAACATTCTCTGTTGATGTATTATATGATGATGCAAGTGGGCTGCAAACACCTGCTAAGATCAGCACATATACT ATTGGTCCTTTCCAAACTACAAATGGTGAAAGGGCAAAAGTTAAAGTGAAAGTTCGTCTGAATCTGCACGGAATTGTATCCCTTGAGTCTGCAACA cTCCTGGAAGAGGAAAAAGTTGGGGTTCCAGTTACCAAAGAGGCAGCAGGGGAAAATACTAAGATGGACATTGATGAAGTCCCTGCTGAGGCTGCTGCACCTCCCGCCTCCAATGACACTGGTGCTAATATGGAAGGTGCAAAGGCTAGTACTGATGCCTCTGGGGTTGAAAATGGCATCCCTGAGGGTGGAGATAAGCCTTTGCAAAAGGATACTGATACCAAG GCTccaaagaaaaaggttaagaaaaCAAACATTCCTGTAGCAGAGTTAGTTTATGGAGCAATGGTGCCTGTGGATGTCCAGAAAGCACTAGAAAAGGAGTTTGAAATGGCTTTGCAAGATCGTGTgatggaagaaacaaaagacaaGAAAAATGCAGTTGAGGCTTATGTTTATGACATGAGAAACAAG CTTAATGACGAATACCAAGAGTTTGTCACTGCTTCAGAGAGAGATGATTTTACTGCTAAACTTCAGGAAGTGGAAGATTGGCTTTATGATGAGGGTGAAGATGAAACTAAAGGTGTATATATTGCCAAGCTTGAAGAACTCAAAAAG CAAGGTGATCCAATTGATGGGCGATACGAAGAATTCACGGAGAGGGGTACTATAATTGAACAGTTCGTGTATTGTATAAATAGTTACAGACAAGTTGCAATGTCAAATGATCCTAGATTTGAGCACATTGACATTAACGAGAAACAGAAG GTCATAAATAAATGTGTTGAAGCTGAGAAGTGGTTTAATGAGAAGCAGCAGCAGCAGAGCTCACTTCCAAAATATGCCAACCCTGTACTCTTGTCAGctgaaatgagaaagaaagctGAAGATGTCGATAG GTTCTGCAAGCCGATTATGACAACACAGAAGCCAACAAAGGCAGTTACTCCAGCAGGACCAGCAACCCCATCTTCTCAGAGTGATGAGCAACAGCAACCCCAGGGGGATTCTGATGTCAACAGTAATGAGAATGCTGGGAATAGCAGTAGTCAGGCTGCACCAGCATCTACCGAACCAATGGAGACTGAAAAGTCTGAGAACACAGGCTCTgcctaa
- the LOC100816539 gene encoding heat shock 70 kDa protein 14 isoform X1, producing MSVVGFDFGNESCIVAVARQRGIDVVLNDESKRETPAIVCFGDKQRFIGTAGAASTMMNPKNSISQFKRLIGRKFSDPELQRDLKSLPFLVTEGSDGYPLIHARYMGESKTFTPTQVFGMMLSNLKEIAEKNLTTAVVDCCIGIPVYFTDLQRRAVLDAATIAGLHPLRLIQEMTATALAYGIYKTDLPENDQLNVAFVDVGHASMQVCIAGFKKGQLKVLAHSYDRSLGGRDFDEVLFHHFAGKFKEEYKIDVFQNARACIRLRTACEKIKKMLSANPVAPLNIECLMDEKDVRGFIKRDEFEQLSLPILERVKGPLEKALAEAGLTVENVHTVEVVGSGSRVPAINKILTEFFKKEPRRTMNASECVARGCALECAILSPTFKVREFQVNESLPFSISLSWKGSGPDAQDNGSENQQSSLVFPKGNPIPSIKALTFCRAGTFSVDVLYDDASGLQTPAKISTYTIGPFQTTNGERAKVKVKVRLNLHGIVSLESATLLEEEKVGVPVTKEAAGENTKMDIDEVPAEAAAPPASNDTGANMEGAKASTDASGVENGIPEGGDKPLQKDTDTKVQAPKKKVKKTNIPVAELVYGAMVPVDVQKALEKEFEMALQDRVMEETKDKKNAVEAYVYDMRNKLNDEYQEFVTASERDDFTAKLQEVEDWLYDEGEDETKGVYIAKLEELKKQGDPIDGRYEEFTERGTIIEQFVYCINSYRQVAMSNDPRFEHIDINEKQKVINKCVEAEKWFNEKQQQQSSLPKYANPVLLSAEMRKKAEDVDRFCKPIMTTQKPTKAVTPAGPATPSSQSDEQQQPQGDSDVNSNENAGNSSSQAAPASTEPMETEKSENTGSA from the exons ATGAGCGTGGTGGGATTCGATTTCGGTAACGAGAGTTGCATTGTTGCGGTTGCGAGGCAGAGAGGGATTGACGTTGTGCTCAATGATGAGTCCAAGCGTGAAACGCCCGCCATTGTGTGCTTCGGTGACAAGCAACGCTTCATTGGCACTGCTGGTGCTGCCTCCACTATGATGAACCCTAAGAATTCAATCTCCCAGTTTAAGAGACTCATTGGTAGGAAATTCTCTGATCCCGAATTGCAGCGGGATCTTAAGTCGTTGCCGTTTCTTGTCACCGAGGGGAGTGATGGGTACCCGTTGATTCATGCGCGGTACATGGGTGAGTCCAAGACGTTTACGCCTACCCAAGTGTTTGGAATGATGCTGTCGAATCTTAAGGAAATTGCGGAGAAGAATCTTACTACAGCGGTTGTGGATTGTTGCATTGGAATCCCGGTTTATTTTACTGATCTGCAGAGAAGGGCGGTGCTGGATGCGGCCACGATTGCTGGTCTGCACCCACTTCGGTTGATTCAGGAAATGACTGCCACTGCCTTGGCCTATGGGATTTATAAAACGGACCTTCCAGAAAACGATCAGCTGAATGTTGCGTTTGTTGATGTTGGGCATGCTAGCATGCAAGTGTGCATTGCTGGATTCAAGAAGGGGCAGCTGAAAGTGTTGGCTCATTCATATGATAGGTCTCTCGGCGGTAGGGATTTTGACGAGGTTTTGTTCCATCACTTTGCTGGGAAGTTTAAGGAGGAGTACAAGATTGATGTTTTCCAGAATGCCAGGGCTTGCATCAGGCTCAGGACTGCCTGTGAGAAGATCAAGAAGATGCTTAGTGCGAATCCTGTGGCGCCTCTCAACATTGAGTGCTTGATGGATGAGAAGGATGTCCGGGGCTTCATCAAGCGAGATGAGTTTGAGCAACTAAGTCTTCCAATTTTGGAACGTGTGAAGGGACCTCTGGAGAAGGCACTTGCTGAAGCAGGTCTTACCGTTGAAAATGTACACACAGTTGAGGTGGTTGGTTCAGGTTCTCGGGTACCGGCCATTAACAAAATATTGACAGAGTTTTTCAAAAAGGAGCCTAGGCGGACAATGAATGCTAGTGAGTGTGTTGCTAGGGGCTGTGCGTTGGAATGCGCAATTCTTAGTCCAACGTTCAAAGTACGAGAATTTCAG GTCAACGAAAGCCTTCCTTTCTCGATTTCTCTTTCATGGAAAGGTTCTGGTCCAGATGCACAGGACAATGGATCAGAAAATCAGCAGAGTTCCCTTGTTTTTCCTAAGGGTAATCCCATACCAAGTATCAAGGCACTGACATTCTGCAGGGCAGGAACATTCTCTGTTGATGTATTATATGATGATGCAAGTGGGCTGCAAACACCTGCTAAGATCAGCACATATACT ATTGGTCCTTTCCAAACTACAAATGGTGAAAGGGCAAAAGTTAAAGTGAAAGTTCGTCTGAATCTGCACGGAATTGTATCCCTTGAGTCTGCAACA cTCCTGGAAGAGGAAAAAGTTGGGGTTCCAGTTACCAAAGAGGCAGCAGGGGAAAATACTAAGATGGACATTGATGAAGTCCCTGCTGAGGCTGCTGCACCTCCCGCCTCCAATGACACTGGTGCTAATATGGAAGGTGCAAAGGCTAGTACTGATGCCTCTGGGGTTGAAAATGGCATCCCTGAGGGTGGAGATAAGCCTTTGCAAAAGGATACTGATACCAAG GTTCAGGCTccaaagaaaaaggttaagaaaaCAAACATTCCTGTAGCAGAGTTAGTTTATGGAGCAATGGTGCCTGTGGATGTCCAGAAAGCACTAGAAAAGGAGTTTGAAATGGCTTTGCAAGATCGTGTgatggaagaaacaaaagacaaGAAAAATGCAGTTGAGGCTTATGTTTATGACATGAGAAACAAG CTTAATGACGAATACCAAGAGTTTGTCACTGCTTCAGAGAGAGATGATTTTACTGCTAAACTTCAGGAAGTGGAAGATTGGCTTTATGATGAGGGTGAAGATGAAACTAAAGGTGTATATATTGCCAAGCTTGAAGAACTCAAAAAG CAAGGTGATCCAATTGATGGGCGATACGAAGAATTCACGGAGAGGGGTACTATAATTGAACAGTTCGTGTATTGTATAAATAGTTACAGACAAGTTGCAATGTCAAATGATCCTAGATTTGAGCACATTGACATTAACGAGAAACAGAAG GTCATAAATAAATGTGTTGAAGCTGAGAAGTGGTTTAATGAGAAGCAGCAGCAGCAGAGCTCACTTCCAAAATATGCCAACCCTGTACTCTTGTCAGctgaaatgagaaagaaagctGAAGATGTCGATAG GTTCTGCAAGCCGATTATGACAACACAGAAGCCAACAAAGGCAGTTACTCCAGCAGGACCAGCAACCCCATCTTCTCAGAGTGATGAGCAACAGCAACCCCAGGGGGATTCTGATGTCAACAGTAATGAGAATGCTGGGAATAGCAGTAGTCAGGCTGCACCAGCATCTACCGAACCAATGGAGACTGAAAAGTCTGAGAACACAGGCTCTgcctaa
- the LOC100817072 gene encoding protein SYS1 homolog, with the protein MFYGSVVWDPWLIVAQIVCLQCLYYITLGLFLSILVGTRVSRLSLVYFFDYVAITTSTITGWCVIASFLLSSLAGAVYVFYLIERSKKCLDFSATIYIVHLFICIVYGGWPSSITWWIVNGTGIAVMALLGERLCMKRELQEISLTRFRSNV; encoded by the exons ATGTTCTATGGTTCGGTGGTATGGGACCCTTGGCTTATTGTTGCTCAGATTGTGTGTCTTCAATGTTTGTACTATATCACCCTGGGGTTGTTCTTGTCGATACTTGTTGGCACACGTGTGTCTCGGTTGAGTCTCGTGTATTTCTTTGACTATGTTGCGATTACTACCTCTACCATTACTGGTTGGTGTGTTATTGCTTCATTTCTGCTCAGCTCACTTGCAGG GGCGGTATATGTGTTTTATTTGATCGAAAGATCAAAGAAGTGCTTGGATTTTTCAGCCACCATCTACATTGTCCATCTTTTTATATGCATTGTGTATGGGGGTTGGCCCTCCTCTATAACATGGTGGATTGTGAATGGTACTGGAATTGCAGTGATGGCTTTGCTAGGTGAACGTCTGTGCATGAAGCGTGAACTCCAGGAGATATCATTAACACGATTTCGTTCAA ATGTTTGA
- the LOC100817604 gene encoding probable sulfate transporter 3.4 → MGVNSYSNSRVEHLACNNNGSNNNMKIQAEIQMPPLEIHKVRLPPERTTLQKLRHRLSEIFFPDDPLHRFKNQTCLMKLLLALQYFFPIFQWAPHYNLSLLRSDIISGLTIASLAIPQGISYAKFANLPPILGLYSSFVPPLIYSLLGSSRHLGVGPVSIASLVMGSMLSETVSFSQDPILYLKLAFTATFFAGLFQSSLGILRLGFVIDFLSKATLVGFMAGAAIIVSLQQLKGLLGIVHFTNKMQITPVLISVFKQRDEWSWQNLLLGFSFLLFLLTTRHISLKKPKLFWVSAAAPLTSVILSTIFVFILRNKTHKIAIIGELPKGLNPPSSNMLYFNGPYLALAIKTGLVTGILSLTEGIAVGRTFAALKNYQVDGNKEMMAIGLMNIAGSCSSCYVTTGSFSRSAVNYNAGAQTAVSNIIMASAVLVTLLFLMPLFYYTPNVVLAAIIITAVVGLIDYQGAYKLWKVDKLDFLACLCSFFGVWFISVPLGLGIAVAISVFKILLHVSRPNTLVLGNIPGTPIFHSLNQYREALRIPSFVILAVESPIYFANSTYLQERILRWVREEEERVKANNESTLKCIILDMTAVTAIDTSGIDTLYELRKVLDKRSLQLVLANPVGNVMEKLHQSNILDSFGLKGVYLSVGEAVADISSSWKAQP, encoded by the exons ATGGGTGTGAACTCTTACTCCAACAGTAGAGTTGAGCACCTAGCTTGCAACAACAATGGTAGTAACAATAACATGAAGATCCAAGCTGAGATACAAATGCCACCCTTGGAAATTCACAAGGTTCGGTTGCCACCAGAACGCACCACCTTGCAGAAACTCAGACACAGACTCTCTGAGATCTTCTTCCCAGATGATCCACTCCACAGGTTCAAGAACCAAACATGCCTCATGAAGCTCCTCCTTGCACTTCAATATTTCTTCCCCATTTTTCAATGGGCCCCTCACTACAACCTCTCCCTTCTCCGCTCCGACATCATCTCCGGTCTCACCATTGCTAGCCTCGCCATTCCTCAG GGAATCAGCTATGCTAAGTTTGCAAACTTGCCTCCTATTCTTGGATTAT ATTCCAGTTTTGTGCCTCCACTGATATATTCCCTGCTTGGAAGTTCTAGACATCTTGGTGTTGGTCCAGTTTCAATTGCATCTTTGGTCATGGGATCAATGTTAAGCGAGACGGTTTCCTTTAGTCAAGATCCAATTCTCTATCTTAAGTTGGCTTTCACTGCCACTTTTTTTGCCGGTTTGTTCCAATCTTCTCTGGGTATATTAAG GTTAGGCTTTGTAATTGATTTTCTCTCAAAGGCAACACTGGTGGGTTTTATGGCTGGTGCAGCGATTATTGTATCACTGCAACAGCTGAAAGGGTTGCTTGGAATAGTTCATTTCACCAACAAGATGCAAATAACACCTGTACTGATTTCTGTTTTCAAGCAAAGAGACGAG TGGTCATGGCAAAACCTTTTGTTGGGATTCAGTTTCCTACTATTCCTGTTAACAACAAGGCACATT AGCTTGAAGAAGCCAAAACTATTCTGGGTTTCAGCAGCTGCCCCATTGACATCAGTTATTCTGTCAaccatttttgtatttattctgAGAAATAAGACACATAAAATTGCTATT ATTGGTGAATTGCCAAAGGGACTTAATCCCCCATCATCAAATATGTTATACTTCAATGGTCCTTATTTGGCTCTTGCTATCAAAACAGGACTTGTCACTGGGATCTTATCTCTCACT GAAGGAATTGCAGTAGGAAGAACATTTGCTGCACTTAAGAACTACCAGGTGGATGGAAACAAAGAAATGATGGCCATTGGTCTTATGAACATAGCTGGCTCTTGTTCTTCATGCTATGTCACAACAG GATCCTTTTCCCGATCAGCTGTTAACTACAATGCCGGGGCACAGACTGCAGTCTCAAATATAATCATGGCATCAGCAGTTCTTGTGACCCTTTTGTTTCTGATGCCATTGTTCTATTACACGCCAAATGTAGTATTAGCAGCCATTATCATCACTGCTGTTGTAGGGCTAATAGATTATCAAGGTGCATATAAGTTGTGGAAGGTTGACAAGCTTGATTTCTTGGCCTGCTTGTGCTCCTTTTTCGGTGTTTGGTTCATTTCAGTGCCTTTAGGCCTTGGAATAGCG GTGGCAATATCAGTCTTCAAGATCTTGCTTCATGTCTCTAGGCCAAACACACTGGTTTTGGGGAATATACCAGGGACGCCAATATTCCACAGCCTAAACCAATATAGAGAAGCTTTGAGGATTCCTTCATTTGTCATTTTGGCTGTTGAGTCTCCCATCTACTTTGCTAATTCAACGTACCTACAAGAAAG GATACTGAGATGGGTTAGAGAAGAGGAAGAGCGAGTAAAAGCAAATAATGAAAGTACATTGAAGTGCATAATTTTGGACATGACAG CTGTTACAGCCATAGACACAAGTGGAATCGATACTCTATATGAACTCAGAAAGGTACTGGACAAAAGATCACTTCAG CTTGTGTTGGCAAATCCTGTTGGAAATGTGATGGAAAAGTTGCATCAGTCAAATATTTTGGATTCCTTTGGGTTGAAAGGAGTCTATCTCTCAGTAGGAGAAGCTGTGGCTGACATTTCATCTTCCTGGAAAGCTCAGCCTTGA